GTTGAAAGCAAATAAAAGGTTTGGATAGATATGAAAAAAAGAGTTCTGGAATAAATCAATTAactaattcttttttatttatataagagaATAATCTTATTTTCATCCCTTGTCATAATAGGGTGTGAGTTCATGCTTAGTTCGAGATCATAATCCTGAGTAAGTGCACATCAATTTAACCCCCAATGTCTCAATGGATACTTGCTTTACCTTTTATGTTCTCTCTGGAATATCCTCAACTTTCAACATTCATGTATTTGCTCTTTATTGTCAAAGCTTAATAGATTTGGCTTGTCTTTTGGTCTTCAGACCTTCCATCTTATTTACAGGGTAAAAGAAATTATTTACCATGAAAGCACTCATTCTTGTTGGAGGATTTGGCACCCGCCTTCGACCTTTGACTCTTAGTTTCCCCAAGCCACTTGTTGATTTTGCTAACAAACCAATGATCCTTCATCAGGTATTGTTTATGACTCTACTACATTACTACTTACATTAATGAGGATATCGAGTGTTGAATCTATTGATGATGCCTAATGATGTTGTTGGAATTTGTTAACGTCAATCTAGCTAGCTTTCGGTAGGAGACGTAGTGTTGTGTCTCATCATCGGACAATGTTCAACCATTTGCACCTCGTTTCTGTCATCATTGTTTGTTGTGATCTGTGGTTGTTCTAGGGGTGCATGACGAGGAATGGCTACAAATTTACTtaagataatttaaatttcagtTTTAGAGATCAATTAATTCacaattaaatatgatttattatttGATTTGTGTTCACAACTTTTTGATCCCATTTTCTTAACCAATTGTGCATCACTTATTAGTCCTGTGAATATTAACACTTATGTATACTTGATTTTGCATTCGTGCATTTGCATCCATGGACCATGCTTTGTACACCCCTGCCTTCATTTGATCAAACCGGATCAATCCTTCATCAGTCGAATACTCAAATAGTGTTCGAATACTCATGATGGATATTAATTTTTCATCCACTAAAGGAATTAATTTACAATGATTTACTTGCCAAATAGTCCCTCTATATTCCTATTCAGCTAAGTGGTTACGAATATCAATTTCTTACAAATCAATTGTTCTAACTTATACTTTTTCTGATGCTCTAGTGGAAGTAACTGGATATTTTATGACAGCTTGAGTATCAGTTGATCCACTGTTTGGATCTTTACTAGGAAAATTTCATTTATGTCTTGagatttattttttgaatttttttttgctgGTTCAGTTAATAGTCATATTAACAGCACTATTGCcgcatctttattttttttattagtttactTGAAAACTAGGTTTGCCATTTTAttcctttttaaaaaaatgattgtgCCTTCTACTTGTAGACACAATCGCATTCTTGTGAATTGATGCATGTCCACCAGGAATCTTGCATGAAAAACTTCAATGGTCTTTGTTTTAGTTGGAATCAATGGTTTGCTGCGTGTGTGCATGCATGGCATTTGATTTTCTATCTCAAAAACATCTTTTCAGATTGAAGCTTTGAAGGATGTTGGAGTCACTGAAGTCATTTTGGCCATCAATTATCAGCCAGAGGTACGAGATACGATGCATCCATCTTTGTGCATTATTGTATATTCATACTCGAATAGAAATTCTCATCATTATAGGGTCTGAAATCCCTCATCCTTGCCCTTTAAAATAGGTTATGATCAACTTTCTGAAGGACTTTGAGGATAAGCTTGGAATTAAAATCATCTGCTCACAAGAGACTGAACCACTTGGAACTGCTGGTCCCCTGGCTTTAGCCAGAGACAAACTAATAGATGGTTCAGGTGAACCCTTCTTCGTCCTAAACAGTGACGTTATAAGTGAATACCCCTTTGCTGAACTGATCCAGTTTCACAAAGTACATGGTGGAGAGGCAAGCATTATGGTGACCAAGGTACAGTAGAGAAATCTCTAGTGGTTCATTCTTTTGCCTTGTTCCTGTTACTAGACGATTCCTACTTAATAGGTTGATGAACCATCCAAATATGGTGTCGTGGTCATGGACGAAGAGAGTGGAAGGGTCGATAGGTTTGTGGAGAAGCCAAAAATTTTTGTCGGGAACAAGATCAATGCTGGGATTTACTTGCTGAATCCATCCGTCTTGGATCGTATCCAGCTTAGGCCAACCTCTATCGAGAAGGAAGTTTTTCCAAAAATTGCAACAGAGAAACAACTCTATTCCATGGTCCTACCAGGTTTCTGGATGGACATCGGCCAGCCAAAGGACTACATCACAGGCTTAAGGCTCTACCTGGACTCATTGCGGAAAAAAGCACCATCGAAGTTAGCTGCAGGCCCCCATATCGTCGGCAATGTTCTGATCCATGACAATGCTGTGGTAGGAGAGGGATGCCTCATTGGCCCAGACGTTGCCATTGGTCCTGCATGCGTGATCGAGGCAGGAGTAAGGTTGTCAAGGTGCACGGTGATGCAAGGTACCCGCATCAAGAAGCACGCATGCGTCTCCAGCAGCATTATCGGTTGGCACTCGACAGTGGGGCAATGGGCGCGGATTGATAACATGACCATCCTCGGCGAGGACGTGCATGTTTCTGATGAGGTATACAGCAATGGAGGGGTTATTCTTCCACACAAGGAAATCAAGTCAAGCATCTTGAATCCTGAGATAGTGATGTGAGAAGCCTAGCAACTGTCTCAAATTCTCTCAAGTGCAATAATGGTCCTCTTTTTCTTTCAGTTTTCAGTAATTTGGCTGTTGATATTTAGTTGGTTCTTAAAATTGGGTTATCTAATGTTGGGTTTACttgaatagaaaaaaataaaaaggaaatgaaaTAGTTCGCAAAAGGGCAAAAGAATAAAGGGAAAGGAATAAATTATGTTATTCTATCTTCAATTAATTTATGGGTTCTTTAACATCATTATCTTACAATTTCAAAATTGTCAAAATGACAATTAAAATTCTAAACTCTTATCACTTCGATCTTGTCATTAATAATGTTGATTATGTAACATGGTTATAACTTCAATGTTAAGTCATTGGTATTGGTATAGGTCATTGCTTCATAAGTCTTGAGATCAATTTTTAATGGGGTAAAATATTTTATTGAGTGTTTAACGTTATGTAAATGGTCGCTGGGGTAAAATGTATATTATATGATTTATTTGTCTGTATGTTATGGTTGGTTTGGTGATAGTAGCCGTTTGAGATGAGCAATTTCTGAAAAAAATAATGAGGGGATAAAAAATTTGAATGGACAAGTTAATGATTTTGATACTCAAGGGTATTTGTGAAAAAAAAGAGATTATGTTATAAAAGGACCTCGACTAACAAACTTGGTGGTAAAATTGTAAATGTTATAAAAATTAAGTGGTGCATTGTAACTTACGAAGTCAGGGGTGAATGAAAGAAAGCACAGGAAACTCTATGGGGGCCAACGTGAAATTGGCAAGACAAATTTAAATGGGCcaattatgaaagaaaataaataggaCAAAAATCAAGAATGCTCGTCATTTATTAGGTACTATTattttgataatatatatatatatatatataaaattgctATTCGATTAAAATGACTTAATCAAAAGTatctaaacttaatcaaaattaaattttaatttaatcaagaTCTAGTCAATATTATTATAGTAGCTATTATTCAGAATTATAATAGCTACAATGATTATTCTGAATTAATTTTGGtcatgttaaaagaattttttaaataaaatttaagtaatgtaaactaaattaataaaaaaaatatttatattctcctagtttgagagggagagaaggttaATGGGTAGGGAGAGAAGGTTAATAGGGTAggtaatgaaggttaaatatataaagttataaaATAGTCTGCATTTGCTCTTGTTGTGATTTACTCTTGTTGTGAACTCTGACGGTCGTGATGGCGATGGAGACCTCAACACAGGAATCGCCGATCAATCCCAACATCTTCACGTTTGACCCCCACCTATCTACGTGTATGACTTTCttacctcttttttttttctttattgatCTCTCCTTCCCTCAATCTTTTCATGCAATTTTGTTCTTGGATAGTCGAAGACATGGCGAGGATGATCACGTTGAGGAGCTCAGACTGTGAGGTGTTCGAGGTGGAGGAGATAGTGATAATGGAGTCATAGACCATCAAGAACATAATTGAGGATGATTGTACCGACAATGACATCCCCCTCCCCAACATTTCCTCCAGGATCCTCGCCAAGGTGGTTGAGTACTACAAGAAGCACATTGATGTTGCCGTCTCCAAGTCCTTGTTCGACGACACCGCTAGATCTGGGATCTCTAATGAGGACCTCAAGTCTTGGGATGCCAAGTTCGTCAAAGTTGACTAGGCAAACCTCTTCGATTGAAGGAGGGATAAAATTGAAACAAGTTTCCTTCCCCTTCCTTTCACTCCGATTTGGGGTGTAAGAAATTGCGTCTATTCCCGCATGTAGGGGTAAAGCTTATCCTTCTCTCCCTTTCCCCTCCTTAATCACTCCATCCCAAACAAGAGTCAACTCTCTCCTTTCCCTTGTTTATCCTTCctcttccctcacctcctcccaaatacAACGTAAAAGCAAAATATTATTGGCATAATTtggagtttaatttttttttttaaaaaaataccgatGGTGATGCTGATATATATGAAAGAACATTTCAACATACCAATTAGAAAAACTAAtagatatataataaaatttagttattttttcaaATGAACAATTTAATTCCTTAAATCTACGACATTTATATAATCAAGGACTTTTTCCTTTTCAACAATACTATATGCACATCACAGAACACAACCTCTTCATCTATCTGATGAAGGAGAAGAAATGTTTACCCTCATAACTTAAGAATTAGCAAGAATACTCTTACAATACAAATATAATTATATCCATTTAGGAATAATTGTGTTTGGTCTTTGTGGACTCACAAGGAAAAGTATAGGAGCTAAAGTCTTTTTTAGTTTTGTATGATTCTCGATTTTCAGATACTGACAAAGTAGTTATTGGCTTAATCGAAGTAGATATGAATAGTAATCTAGGGATTACTTATTTATGCCTAAACTTCAACATGACTATTATGGATTTTATTGAACATATTAAAAtctctgtccaagcaagaggctATGGAGACtttcaaaaatataatatataaattgatATAATTTTCCTAGAGAAAACAATGACCAATATCAATAATAGTTTAAATGCACAAATAAACAATATTTTTGAAACTCTTACTACATGAGGTATTTATTTCCTCAAACCAAAAAACTTTTCTTCTGACATATTAGCAAGATTAGATTGGAACCAatgaaatatattatttataaagatagacATGAGAGCTCTATGattatatttcataattataaaCCCTCCATTTCACAAGAAGAATATGACGAACCTATTAATCATAACCTAAATTTAATAAATCTTGAATATATTCCTATCTTAAATACTGAAATCTCACAAAACACATACCAACTGAAATTGCCCAATACTTTACTCCTGAGGAGCTACTGGAATTAGAAGTTTTTGATAAAACACACCAAAAGTTAAAACCAAATTAGATATTACACTTTGATGATGCCCCCAATATTATTGTCACAAAATAACTATAGAAGTTAATCTTATGAATCCTGCTGAATCCAAAGGTAATAGTACTTCTAGACCACAACCATTACAAGTACATTATCCAGAAAGTTTCATTGTGGTCTACAGCAATTTTAGGCTTTGATACCAAAATTTTTGGAGGTGTATGCTCCTATTGGAGTAATAAGGGTGTATGCTCCTATTGGAGTTATGATGTAAGGgtgtattttcaaattttgagtgGTTTTATTAAAACCAGTTTTGGTTGTTTTGGGGCTTGTGAATGAGTTGAGATGCTCAGGAGATTGGTTTGAGgtacttagggtttgttccaaaTCGTTGAAAAAGAGATACTAGATTAAGAGATGGGTTATTCTATTTTTCTACCTTAATTTTTATTTGGTTTTCTTCAAATGAGTCTTGTAAAGGACCTCACAAAGAACCAATACCCTGACTATTGTTCAATAATCTAGGCAGTGCCTTCCTTAGCTTACACAAGACTTATTTGGCCAAAATTTTGCAATTCTTTATACAATAACTATTCACACCTGGTTATTTAGAAAAGGGCtgaggaaattttataagattaAGTAGAGGTGGGAAATAATAAGGCAAAGCCGTCTCTGACCTAGCAACAAGTCTAATTCAtcataaaaagatttttattaaacaGAGAAATTTACTGACCAAACATAATAGAAATGAGACAAAATAGAAAGAAGTTACATTTAGAATATACAAATAGGTGAAAATTACATGTGAAAATACTAGAAACTTACAAACTGAGAAACTTGCACACTAGACTTGCATATGGGGAAATTACTTGCACACTGTGTCAGATGCTTTGCAAGGAGAGAGTTGAGGGTCTTTTATAGGGAGAAGAAGGTTGCTTAGCAAAGAATAAAAAGTATAGCATAGAGAGGAAGGAAATTTTTGCTGGAGAGCAAAGAAGAAGGGGGGTCTGGAAGAGAAGATAGGTGGTTCAGTGCATGGAAGAAAGAAGTGGAGGTACTGTTGTGAGTGGAGAAAGTACTGTCATGAGTAGAGAAGATAATGTTTTGAGTGGAGAAAGTGGAGTTGTATGTCATGTCTGTTGTCACTTTATAAGTTTGGCATCATAGTTGACATCAATTTATAGTCCATCATATTTTCTAGGTTGTGTTCACTAGTTGAGTCTAAGGATGGAACTTGAGAACTATTGGCCTGGGTGGCAGAACGAGTATAGTACAGGGCTTCCATGTAAGCTCTGACTGAAAGGAATGAGCTGGCTAATCTTTTGTTGCTAAGTACGTAGTTCAATTTTTCTCTGATAATGTTGGAAGAGTGTAATATGTTGAGTAGTAACTAGAATGGGAAAATCTGGTACCCATATCTTTGGGCCAATAGATTTTAGGATCTTCAAGTCTGTCCCAAGACCAATTAGTGCCTTGAATAGGAACTCTCCAATGTTTGAGTTGATTGGCTAATGTTGGGAGGGCTTCCAACTCAATGTCTGGATTAGAGGGATAGTCTTCAATTTTTGCTTGATATCCTCTAACTTCATTAATGTCTATCTTGATCAAGTGTCTAACATATTCAATTTACGTTCAATCCATTCTAGAGGAGATCTGTCAAATGTGCAAACAATGaacgtttcttcttcttcttcttcttctaaggcAAGAGAGATAATAGTACCCAATTTCTTTGGAAAAGTCTTTACTAAGTATAGATCATGCACCTAGAGTCTGTAAAAGAGACCATAGTGTAGGTCCGGTGAGGTCGATCGGctagagaagggggggggggtgaataaccctaaaaataagttagagaaattCTCTTGCTTTTTGAACTAGGTAAGGACACAAGATTAGTTAGCCATAAGCAATTAACATTTAAAAGAATAACAACTTTAAAATAATAAGTAAGATGGCtaagtttacttggttataacttaagtagttgttaatttaaggcagttgaaagcactaaaagatctccttcattgaaggcggagaaacctatTACACACTTTGATAGCTCAAGAAAAGATTAGGAATTGAATATAAAAGTTATTGCTTTATTCTTAGAATTAAGgggctttttatagcctcctagGATGAAGTAATCGTTGGTATTCATCATTTGGAGGTGCCTCTAAAGAAGTCCAGGGTGCCTCCAGTGTGGATAAATATTTATTCAAACTCCAACGGTCGACCAACGACTTTGCAAGAATGGAGGCATCTCAGTTGCTCCAGGGCGCTTCCAAGGGAGACGTGAGGGTGCCTCTAAGCTCCAACAGGGTGTCTCCTTTAAGTGGCGCGAGGGCGTCTCTGGATCCCATGAGGGTGCCTCTAAGCTAGGTGCAAAGGTGCCTCCAAGTTAGGCCCGAGGGTGCCTCTAGCTGTAGCAGATTCCAAAATCAGTTCGAAGTTGACTTTCTTCACATGGGTGATGCTCTTGTCATACAGAGTTGAACTTATCCAAACTCAACTCTAGCCTTCTTCTTGAGCATGCTTCCTCCCAACTTCTTGTCCCTTTAATGCTCCACGCATATCCTCCTCCTCTACTGGTGTACTCTGTTAGATTGTAGagctcgctagagggggggggggaggggtgaatagcgatttcaaattttggattaagtacgcagtggaaaaagTATAAACAAATGCTAGCACGaactagttttacttggttcagagccttggtcgactcctacttcaaggcccgtactcgtcgagtgctttcgttgggcaatcactaatagttcaaaaaTTGATTACAAtagtaagtacaagaactattataaggaaaataccgacaacaataagaaaacaaaacttgAGCCACAGGTTGTCAGAGAGACTTCGTAGTGTCACAGGAGCAGAGTGCAACAGAGCAGTTGTTAGCAGAAGTTGTTTTTGATGCTCCGTGGagaccttcttttataggcatgctccaggcgcccggatcccttccgggcgcttggaccgtgACGTCGACCGTCCAATCAGCGCTCGCTTAGCTGTCAGGATAACTTCTGCCTTTCGGGTGCTCAGACTGAttttgggcgcccggaccacctttctccagaaagtctTTCTCTTGCAAGAaagtgttagtccgaggtaaaataacAGTTAAACTATTCTACAAAATAGAAGTTAGCACAACTATAGTAAAAGAGTAgcaattagattctgtctcaccgaaatcggaatctagtcacgatcttaatTTAGAATtccgaaatagttctaagttggatcgatgcctattgttccctcgaacggggaatgcatcctcaccaaatgactctcctccagtgacttaccttaacttacctgtagatgtccggtcagcccgtcgacccgtttggactttgtcCCAGCTATcaagtcagctcgtcgacctagatggacttcgtgtcagacatccgatcagcccgtcgaccagtctagacttcgtgccagctatcgggtcaacccgtcgacctagccgggcttcgtgccagctatcaggtcatcccgtcgacctagctgatcttcgtgccagctatcaggttaactcgtcgacctagctggacttcttctGTACACTTATTCAAAGTATTAGATCACATTGAAATTAACTTAaccttattttgtcattcatcaaaacttgagttagaccgtcagtgctaaccgcaccaacaatcttccccttttttatgcaatgacaatctgggttaagttagtaaaaaaatatgcaaaaacatAAGCAAGTGTAagacatgatttttaagttagtcatgttttatgtttggtattttgttgctaactaacttaaaccaccaaaccccccctttggcattcataaaaaaaaatgacaagCATAGATAATTTTCAGGTTGACAATGGAAAATAAGTTaactttgaaataaattttaacatTAGAGAATTAAAATATTCAGGTTGACCTAGGGgagttaacttaaaaaaaaataagttaaaggAAGATTTGAAAAAGTTTAAAAAGATCATAAATagttatctttttcaaaattgctaagtttttgtaaatatctaacttttttttttcagaaatacTAAGGCAAAAACctattaagtttgtaaaattgaGGTAATTTTCagagtatatttcaaaaataagttttgtaaaattaaaCGAATTTTCAAACACCAGCTTGGAAAATTAAaccaattttcaaacataagtccaatttttagaaataagttaATGAAAgtccttttcaaaaataaatttttgaaagccattttcaaaaataagtttttgaaaggttattttcaaaaaaacataagtttttgaaagttattttcaaaagCAAGCTTGCAAAATTAatgcaattttcaaaaatatgtttatAAAAGCCaatgttcaaaaataagtttataaaattaaaacaatttttcaaaacatttatcaaaaataagtttgaaaaattaaaagaattttgctaaagtattttacaaaatgatggaggaattgagagagacgtcttacatagaatacaagcaggacgggtgaaatggaggggagcgtcgggtgttttatgtgaccgtaaagtacctcttaaacttaaaggtaagttctataaaaccgcggttagacctgctatgttatatggagctgaatgttgggctatgactcgagcacatgagcataagatgagagttgcagagaggaggatgttaaggtggatgtgtggacatacgaagatggacaaaataaggaatgagagcattagagagaaagtcggagttgcatctattgaggataaactccgagagacacgtttaagatggtacggacatgtacttagacgaccaataaatgctccagttaggcgatgtgaaactatgataaacatgcatatcaaacgaggaagaggaagaccaaaaatgacttggttagcaacaataaaacaagataaaatttatttaaatatagatgatgatataataggagatagagctcaatggcgtaaaaggattcatacagccgactccacctagtgggaaaaggcttggttgttgttgttgttgtattttgaaaaatacttttcaaaaataattttgcaaaaatattttcaaagaagagaaaataataagtatgaaaataatttgaattaatcattCTCCTGAACCTAACATTAACATTTAACGTAAGATTCTCaaagtattatttttttaaagattgaggtaggattttcaaaagagattttaaagagagattggataagaaataaaaaacctaaggaatttataataaaaaacttaaggaactaatttttttaagtaaaaacaaACTTTGATCTCTCCCTACAtttgatgctcccccttaatttattgctttccattaatttatctcaccccttaagttaacactaaggtttgaattttaatttaagtttttagattaagttaattttttcttaagttaattttaaatttacgtTTTAATGTATAgtcaaatttgatttaaaaatgaCTTAGAGCTAATACtttaattatgttaaattaaGATACTGATCAAGTCAACTAAGTTCTTAAATAAGGTTagactaaataaataaattttaattattattattttttgtttaattaactttaaagtttaggttaattgaattttgatttaaatgatttttaaaggaatttttaaaataattttaaagtaactaaaagtatttttaaaggttttttttaaaataacttttaagagatttaaaataattttttaaaaagatttttaaaacaacttttaaaagatatttaaaataatttttaaaataactttttaatagattaattaatctgtTAAATAAGTTAGAAGATAAGTAGGttaggttaatttttttaattaagattaggaattaactaaattaaataagttgtaaatttcaagttgttaaattacgttgaaatttaagttaagcaACATAGAttggaattaattttaattttaagtttatatttaatttaagtttaacttaatttaaatttaattttaatttaactttaaagtttacttttaattttaagttttattttaagttttattttaagtttaaagtttaatttttaacataatttaagttttaagtttaacataatttaattaatttaatttaatttaattagtttaatttaattaaaatttaaatttaatataatttaatttaatttttagttaagttaattttaaatttgattttttactTTTAGTTTTGGTTTTGATTAagttactttaaaataatttttaagatagttttaaagttaaaataatttttaaaatagatttttacgttaattttttaaaatagatttttaagttaattttaaaataattttttaaaatatatttttcagttaatttataaaataatttttaaaatatatttttaagttaatttttgaaataatttttatgttaaattaattttctaaaataatttttaagttaaattaatttttaaaataatttttaagttaagataattttaaagtaatttttaagttaaattaatttttagaataatttttaagttaaaataaatattaaaataatttttaggttaagataatttttaaaataatttttatgttaatttaatttttaaa
This region of Zingiber officinale cultivar Zhangliang chromosome 9A, Zo_v1.1, whole genome shotgun sequence genomic DNA includes:
- the LOC122019084 gene encoding SKP1-like protein 1A, which produces MAMETSTQESPINPNIFTFDPHLSTFEDMARMITLRSSDCEVFEVEEIVIMEILAKVVEYYKKHIDVAVSKSLFDDTARSGISNEDLKSWDAKFVKVD
- the LOC122020949 gene encoding probable mannose-1-phosphate guanylyltransferase 1 isoform X2; its protein translation is MINFLKDFEDKLGIKIICSQETEPLGTAGPLALARDKLIDGSGEPFFVLNSDVISEYPFAELIQFHKVHGGEASIMVTKVDEPSKYGVVVMDEESGRVDRFVEKPKIFVGNKINAGIYLLNPSVLDRIQLRPTSIEKEVFPKIATEKQLYSMVLPGFWMDIGQPKDYITGLRLYLDSLRKKAPSKLAAGPHIVGNVLIHDNAVVGEGCLIGPDVAIGPACVIEAGVRLSRCTVMQGTRIKKHACVSSSIIGWHSTVGQWARIDNMTILGEDVHVSDEVYSNGGVILPHKEIKSSILNPEIVM
- the LOC122020949 gene encoding probable mannose-1-phosphate guanylyltransferase 1 isoform X1 — its product is MKALILVGGFGTRLRPLTLSFPKPLVDFANKPMILHQIEALKDVGVTEVILAINYQPEVMINFLKDFEDKLGIKIICSQETEPLGTAGPLALARDKLIDGSGEPFFVLNSDVISEYPFAELIQFHKVHGGEASIMVTKVDEPSKYGVVVMDEESGRVDRFVEKPKIFVGNKINAGIYLLNPSVLDRIQLRPTSIEKEVFPKIATEKQLYSMVLPGFWMDIGQPKDYITGLRLYLDSLRKKAPSKLAAGPHIVGNVLIHDNAVVGEGCLIGPDVAIGPACVIEAGVRLSRCTVMQGTRIKKHACVSSSIIGWHSTVGQWARIDNMTILGEDVHVSDEVYSNGGVILPHKEIKSSILNPEIVM